The proteins below are encoded in one region of Maribacter aestuarii:
- a CDS encoding pyruvate dehydrogenase complex E1 component subunit beta: MKTLQFREAIAEAMSEEMRRDESIYLMGEEVAEYNGAYKASKGMLDEFGAKRVVDTPISELGFAGVAVGSTMTGNRPIVEFMTFNFALVGIDQIINNAAKIRQMSGGQFPCPIVFRGPTASAGQLAATHSQAFESWYANCPGLKVIVPSNPADAKGLLKAAIRDDDPVIFMESEQMYGDKGEVPEGDYVIPIGVADIRREGKDVTIVSFGKIIKEADKAADELEKEGISCEIIDLRTVKPMDYDAILKSVKKTNRLVVLEEAWPFGNVATEITYHVQAHAFDYLDAPIVKINTADTPAPYSPVLLEEWLPNHKDVVNAVKKVLYK; the protein is encoded by the coding sequence ATGAAAACACTACAATTTAGAGAAGCGATAGCTGAAGCTATGTCCGAGGAGATGCGCAGGGATGAGTCCATTTATTTAATGGGAGAGGAAGTTGCGGAATATAATGGCGCTTATAAAGCTTCTAAAGGAATGTTGGATGAATTTGGAGCCAAACGGGTTGTTGACACGCCTATTTCAGAACTAGGTTTTGCCGGGGTTGCTGTTGGTTCTACCATGACGGGTAACCGACCTATAGTGGAATTTATGACCTTCAACTTTGCTTTGGTAGGGATTGACCAAATTATAAACAATGCGGCCAAAATAAGACAAATGTCCGGCGGGCAATTTCCGTGTCCAATTGTTTTTAGGGGCCCTACGGCTTCTGCAGGTCAGTTGGCAGCAACGCATTCACAGGCTTTTGAAAGCTGGTATGCCAATTGCCCTGGTTTAAAGGTAATTGTTCCATCCAATCCCGCTGATGCGAAAGGGCTTTTAAAAGCCGCTATCCGTGATGACGATCCGGTCATTTTCATGGAATCTGAACAAATGTACGGGGATAAGGGGGAGGTCCCTGAAGGGGATTACGTAATACCAATTGGTGTTGCGGATATTCGCAGGGAAGGTAAAGATGTTACCATAGTTTCTTTTGGGAAGATTATTAAGGAAGCGGACAAAGCTGCGGATGAGTTGGAAAAGGAAGGAATTAGTTGTGAGATCATAGATTTACGTACCGTAAAACCTATGGATTATGATGCCATATTAAAGTCTGTCAAAAAAACGAATCGCTTGGTGGTATTGGAAGAGGCCTGGCCTTTTGGGAATGTAGCTACGGAAATCACTTATCACGTTCAGGCACATGCTTTTGACTATCTGGACGCTCCAATCGTAAAAATTAATACGGCAGATACGCCTGCGCCATATTCTCCGGTTTTGTTAGAGGAGTGGTTGCCCAATCATAAGGATGTTGTTAACGCCGTTAAAAAAGTGTTATATAAATAA
- a CDS encoding electron transfer flavoprotein subunit beta/FixA family protein, with protein sequence MKILVCISNVPDTTSKINFTDGDTKFDTNGVQFVINPNDEFGLTRAMWFKEKQGATVHIATVGGANVEPTMRKALAIGADEAIRVNAEPTDGFFVAQQLAQVVKDGDYDLIIGGRESIDYNGGMVPGILASLLDMNFVNTCISLEVDGDKATAIREIDGGKETLSTSLPLVVGGQKGLVEESDLRIPNMRGIMQARQKKLNVVEPIDTAIKTTDIKFDKPAPKGTVKLADNVDELVNLLHNEAKVI encoded by the coding sequence ATGAAAATATTAGTTTGTATAAGTAATGTTCCGGACACTACTTCTAAAATAAATTTCACTGATGGTGATACTAAATTCGATACTAACGGCGTACAGTTCGTCATTAATCCTAATGATGAATTTGGGTTAACAAGAGCTATGTGGTTTAAGGAAAAACAAGGTGCAACGGTGCATATTGCGACTGTTGGCGGGGCCAATGTTGAACCTACCATGAGAAAAGCCCTGGCCATTGGTGCGGACGAAGCCATCCGTGTCAATGCAGAACCCACGGATGGATTTTTCGTTGCCCAACAATTGGCTCAGGTTGTAAAGGATGGAGATTATGACTTGATTATTGGAGGAAGGGAATCCATTGATTACAATGGTGGAATGGTTCCCGGTATCCTTGCATCCCTTTTGGATATGAATTTTGTAAATACCTGCATCAGTCTTGAAGTGGACGGCGATAAGGCTACTGCAATCAGGGAAATTGATGGTGGAAAGGAAACCTTGAGCACTAGCTTACCACTCGTAGTAGGCGGACAAAAAGGCCTAGTTGAAGAAAGCGATTTAAGAATTCCTAACATGCGTGGCATTATGCAAGCACGACAGAAAAAACTCAATGTTGTAGAACCCATAGATACGGCCATAAAAACAACGGATATCAAATTTGATAAGCCCGCACCAAAAGGAACTGTAAAATTGGCAGATAATGTAGATGAATTGGTGAACTTGCTCCATAATGAGGCCAAGGTCATTTAG
- a CDS encoding electron transfer flavoprotein subunit alpha/FixB family protein: MSVLVYTESENGKFKKNAFEVASYAASVAKQLGTTATAIAINSNSNEELGTYGISKVLNIKNDALATFNAKAYAQAISQAAQKESASVIIVSSSADTKYMAPLLAASLEAGYVPNVVEAPEGTSPFKVKRTAFSNKGFAHTEIKSDIKIIGVSNNAFGVIENKVEVSLEDFLVSLDDDAFTTKSVDIDKVVGKATIADADIVVSAGRGLKGPENWEMIEELADVLGAATACSKPVSDLGWRPHGEHVGQTGKPVASNLYIAIGISGAIQHLAGVSASKTKVVINTDPEAPFFKAADYGIVGDAFEVVPELIEKLKEFKAQNA, encoded by the coding sequence ATGTCAGTACTAGTATATACAGAGTCCGAAAACGGAAAATTCAAAAAGAATGCCTTTGAAGTAGCATCCTATGCAGCGTCCGTTGCGAAGCAGTTGGGCACGACTGCCACTGCAATTGCTATCAACTCTAATTCGAACGAAGAGTTGGGTACCTATGGAATCAGCAAGGTGCTTAACATTAAAAATGATGCATTGGCTACATTTAATGCTAAGGCGTATGCCCAAGCTATCTCACAAGCTGCACAAAAAGAAAGTGCGAGCGTAATTATAGTAAGTTCAAGCGCGGATACTAAATATATGGCGCCACTTTTGGCGGCATCATTGGAAGCCGGATATGTCCCTAATGTGGTAGAAGCACCTGAGGGCACTAGTCCCTTTAAAGTAAAAAGAACGGCTTTCAGTAACAAGGGATTTGCGCATACCGAGATTAAGTCCGATATAAAAATAATTGGTGTGTCCAATAACGCCTTCGGTGTAATTGAAAATAAGGTTGAAGTTTCATTAGAAGATTTTTTAGTTTCTTTGGATGATGATGCGTTTACCACTAAATCTGTGGACATCGACAAGGTGGTTGGAAAGGCAACCATAGCCGACGCTGATATAGTAGTATCCGCGGGTAGAGGTTTAAAGGGTCCTGAAAACTGGGAAATGATAGAAGAATTGGCCGATGTTTTGGGAGCTGCAACCGCTTGCTCAAAGCCAGTGTCGGATTTGGGTTGGAGACCTCATGGTGAGCATGTAGGGCAAACAGGAAAACCCGTAGCAAGTAATCTTTATATTGCTATTGGAATATCAGGTGCAATTCAACATCTTGCGGGGGTTAGTGCCTCCAAAACCAAAGTAGTCATCAATACCGATCCTGAAGCGCCCTTTTTTAAAGCTGCGGATTATGGAATAGTAGGAGATGCCTTTGAAGTAGTACCCGAATTGATAGAAAAATTAAAGGAATTTAAAGCCCAAAACGCTTAA
- a CDS encoding bifunctional nuclease family protein, with translation MSLVRLKIKGISYSQTQNGAYALILNEVEGDRKLPIVIGAFEAQSIAIALEKEIKPPRPLTHDLFKNFSDRFDIVIKQVIIHKLVDGVFYSSIICERDGIEEIIDARTSDAIALALRFNAPIFTYKTILDKAGIFLKFSTKDKEKKNDDSIMVDEILQEGETVEIESGASDGYQELSIEELEKELKKAVANEDYEKAAKLRDEISKRN, from the coding sequence ATGAGTCTAGTACGATTAAAAATAAAAGGGATTTCTTATAGCCAAACCCAAAATGGCGCATATGCCCTTATATTGAATGAAGTTGAAGGAGACCGCAAACTCCCCATTGTCATCGGTGCTTTTGAGGCTCAGTCTATCGCGATTGCGTTAGAAAAGGAAATTAAGCCTCCCAGACCACTTACACATGACCTTTTTAAGAATTTTTCCGACCGTTTTGATATTGTCATCAAACAGGTCATCATACATAAATTAGTAGACGGTGTTTTTTATTCGAGTATAATCTGTGAAAGGGACGGAATAGAAGAAATTATAGACGCCCGTACGAGTGACGCCATTGCTTTAGCCCTCAGATTTAACGCCCCTATTTTTACCTATAAAACCATTTTGGACAAGGCTGGCATCTTTTTAAAATTCTCAACAAAGGACAAAGAAAAGAAAAATGACGATAGTATTATGGTAGATGAAATTCTACAAGAAGGCGAAACTGTTGAGATAGAGTCAGGTGCCTCGGACGGCTACCAAGAATTAAGTATAGAGGAACTTGAAAAAGAACTCAAAAAGGCCGTTGCCAATGAAGATTATGAGAAGGCGGCCAAACTAAGGGATGAGATTTCCAAAAGAAACTAA
- a CDS encoding NupC/NupG family nucleoside CNT transporter: MKKSTWLLFIILALICSLNTFSQTPVGIDTISNSVDTITLNDIETPTSVTVVENEGFSINSLWRGILGMLVLMGIAFLSSSNRRAINWRTVGIGLSLQLIIAIGVLKVPFVQLVFEQIGKVFVSILEFTRAGSKFLFEGLVVDTNTFGYIFAFQVLPTIIFFSALTSLLFYLGIIQKVVKGLAWLLSKSLGISGAESLSVAGNIFLGQTEAPLLIKAYLEKMNRSEILLVMIGGMATVAGAVLAAYIGFLGGEDEVLQLVFAKHLLAASVMAAPGAIVISKMLYPQTETINTDVSVSSEKIGSNILDAIANGTTEGLKLAVNVGAMLLVFVAIIAMINGILEWTGDLTSLNGWIANNTSYQKFSLEAILGTIFAPLMWLIGVANEDIMLMGQLLGIKLAASEFVGYIQLAELKDMTTLPHLKFNKSIIMATYMLCGFANFASIGIQIGGIGSLAPGQRKTLSEFGMKAVLGGSLASLLSATIAGMILG, encoded by the coding sequence ATGAAAAAAAGTACTTGGTTACTGTTCATTATTCTTGCCCTAATTTGCTCCCTTAACACCTTCTCTCAGACCCCAGTAGGAATTGATACAATCTCAAATTCCGTGGACACCATTACCCTTAACGACATTGAAACCCCAACCTCTGTTACAGTGGTTGAGAACGAAGGTTTCTCCATAAATAGCCTGTGGCGTGGCATTTTAGGAATGCTGGTGCTGATGGGAATTGCATTTTTATCCAGTTCAAATAGAAGGGCAATAAATTGGAGAACCGTTGGAATAGGACTCTCTTTGCAATTGATTATTGCCATAGGAGTTTTAAAGGTTCCTTTTGTTCAACTCGTTTTCGAACAGATTGGTAAAGTATTCGTGAGTATTCTGGAGTTTACCCGGGCGGGAAGTAAATTCCTTTTTGAAGGCCTTGTCGTAGACACCAATACTTTTGGTTATATTTTCGCCTTTCAGGTATTACCTACCATTATTTTCTTTTCAGCGCTAACGTCTTTATTGTTCTACTTAGGAATTATACAAAAGGTTGTAAAAGGCCTAGCTTGGTTATTGTCCAAGAGTCTGGGTATCTCAGGTGCAGAAAGCTTATCCGTTGCCGGAAATATATTTCTTGGCCAAACGGAGGCCCCACTTTTGATTAAGGCCTATTTGGAAAAAATGAACCGCTCAGAAATTCTTTTAGTAATGATCGGAGGAATGGCTACTGTTGCCGGAGCGGTACTTGCGGCCTATATTGGATTTTTGGGAGGTGAGGACGAAGTGCTACAGCTTGTGTTTGCCAAACATTTATTGGCGGCTTCGGTCATGGCGGCCCCAGGTGCAATTGTTATTTCTAAAATGTTATATCCACAGACGGAAACCATAAATACGGACGTTAGTGTTTCCTCAGAAAAAATAGGTTCCAATATTTTGGATGCAATTGCCAATGGAACTACGGAAGGATTGAAACTAGCCGTAAATGTTGGGGCCATGTTATTGGTTTTTGTCGCCATCATTGCAATGATTAATGGCATTTTGGAATGGACGGGAGACCTTACAAGCCTGAATGGTTGGATTGCGAATAATACCTCTTATCAGAAATTTTCGCTGGAAGCCATCTTAGGGACCATATTCGCACCACTGATGTGGTTAATAGGTGTTGCCAATGAGGATATCATGCTCATGGGTCAGTTATTGGGTATTAAGCTTGCGGCCAGTGAATTCGTAGGCTACATTCAACTGGCGGAATTAAAGGATATGACAACTCTGCCACACTTAAAGTTCAATAAATCCATCATTATGGCAACCTATATGTTATGCGGATTTGCAAATTTCGCTTCTATAGGCATACAGATTGGCGGGATTGGTTCCCTGGCTCCGGGTCAGAGAAAAACCCTTTCAGAGTTTGGAATGAAAGCGGTACTAGGCGGTTCTTTGGCCTCCCTATTATCTGCGACCATAGCAGGTATGATTTTGGGGTGA
- a CDS encoding thymidylate synthase — protein sequence MKQYHDLLKHVLAEGNQKGDRTGTGTKSVFGYQMRFDLSEGFPMVTTKKLHLKSIVYELLWFLKGDTNIDYLKENGVRIWNEWADENGDLGPVYGHQWRNWNGDDIDQIQEVINSLKNNPNSRRMLVSAWNPGVLPNTSKSFSENVANGKAALPPCHAFFQFYVADGKLSCQLYQRSADIFLGVPFNIASYALFTMMMAQVCGYEPGDFIHTFGDAHIYNNHMEQVELQLSREPRPLPKMILNPEVRNIFDFKFDDFTLVDYNPHPHIKGVVAI from the coding sequence ATGAAACAATACCACGATTTACTTAAACATGTTTTAGCTGAAGGAAACCAAAAAGGAGACCGCACAGGAACGGGGACCAAAAGCGTTTTTGGCTACCAAATGCGGTTTGACCTCAGCGAAGGATTTCCTATGGTTACTACGAAAAAGTTGCACTTAAAGTCCATTGTGTACGAACTGTTGTGGTTTCTTAAAGGCGATACCAATATTGATTACCTTAAGGAAAATGGTGTACGTATATGGAATGAGTGGGCAGATGAGAATGGTGACTTAGGACCGGTTTACGGCCATCAATGGCGCAATTGGAACGGTGACGATATTGATCAAATCCAAGAGGTTATCAATTCCCTGAAAAACAATCCCAATAGTAGAAGAATGCTGGTCTCCGCTTGGAATCCAGGCGTACTGCCGAATACCTCTAAATCGTTCTCTGAAAATGTGGCCAACGGAAAAGCGGCCTTACCGCCTTGTCATGCCTTTTTTCAATTTTATGTCGCTGACGGTAAACTTTCGTGTCAACTATATCAAAGAAGTGCCGATATCTTTTTAGGTGTTCCCTTTAACATAGCGTCTTATGCCTTATTTACCATGATGATGGCGCAAGTATGTGGTTATGAGCCTGGGGATTTTATCCATACGTTTGGAGATGCCCACATATACAACAACCACATGGAGCAGGTAGAGCTTCAGTTAAGTAGGGAACCCAGACCACTTCCAAAAATGATTCTTAATCCGGAGGTAAGAAATATATTTGATTTTAAGTTCGATGATTTCACGCTTGTAGATTACAATCCCCATCCACATATTAAGGGAGTGGTAGCTATTTAG